Proteins found in one Luteitalea sp. genomic segment:
- a CDS encoding RES domain-containing protein → MLALRWVNDEHNSATGERCARPGRRRRRVATESRRSAGSPPVFQPAGAHDASLGRLSSGSRSRLRRVTTGHEPVARGGTATVARRPGRGPRPGHGLARPVGQARPHPCGRPPFGTRARRAIPIRCGTGRRVRCATQRAPRHLRPFARRSVIETVLHDGHVWLRIAKPHYADPFDPSHAQERGGRWNPPRSWPTLYLNHDLRTVHAQVRHLFLDRAIDPDDLGDDAPIVLAAATLPARQRVANLTSDEGLTEVGLATAYPLDQHGLPIPHAATQAVGKRVHDAGLRGVFCRSAATGDGAGRELAWFPSAGGRARAVWPRPLGFGRWRHARRLSDIRRPRGAA, encoded by the coding sequence TTGCTTGCGCTACGCTGGGTCAATGACGAGCACAACTCGGCAACTGGCGAAAGATGTGCTCGACCGGGTCGGCGACGACGTCGAGTCGCTACGGAGTCTCGTCGATCTGCTGGATCGCCGCCTGTCTTCCAGCCCGCTGGAGCGCACGATGCGTCTCTGGGACGTCTCTCGAGCGGATCTCGGTCACGCCTTCGGCGTGTCACGACAGGCCATGAGCCAGTGGCTCGTGGAGGGACCGCCACCGTCGCGCGCCGACCAGGTCGCGGCCCTCGGCCAGGCCACGGACTTGCTCGACCGGTGGGTCAAGCGCGACCGCATCCCTGCGGTCGTCCGCCGTTCGGTACCCGTGCTAGGCGGGCGATCCCGATTCGATGTGGCACTGGCAGGCGAGTTCGATGTGCTACTCAACGAGCTCCGCGACACCTTCGACCTTTCGCGCGTCGCTCCGTGATTGAGACCGTACTCCACGACGGCCACGTGTGGCTGAGAATAGCCAAGCCACACTACGCCGATCCGTTCGACCCGTCTCATGCCCAGGAACGCGGCGGCCGCTGGAATCCGCCCAGGTCGTGGCCGACGCTGTACCTCAACCACGACTTGCGCACAGTCCACGCGCAGGTCCGTCATCTGTTCCTCGACCGCGCTATCGATCCCGACGACCTCGGTGACGACGCCCCGATCGTGCTGGCAGCCGCCACGCTGCCGGCACGCCAGCGCGTGGCCAACCTCACGTCCGACGAGGGGTTGACTGAGGTGGGTCTGGCAACAGCCTACCCGCTGGACCAGCACGGCCTACCAATCCCGCACGCGGCGACGCAGGCAGTCGGGAAGCGCGTCCACGATGCGGGGCTTCGTGGCGTTTTCTGCCGTTCTGCAGCGACCGGCGATGGGGCCGGCCGCGAGCTGGCCTGGTTCCCGTCGGCCGGTGGGCGCGCCCGTGCCGTGTGGCCGCGACCACTCGGGTTTGGACGATGGCGCCATGCTCGGAGGCTCAGCGATATCCGCCGCCCACGTGGCGCAGCATGA